The DNA sequence AACTTATCTAGTTCGGTAATCGTAATTCTAAAATTTGTGGAATTGCGCACTTCGTCCTAAACTTTCGTCCTAAAACTTGTTGTTGATTACGGAATTTTGGGACATTGATGCTAAACAGCATCTCCACCACGTTTGGTGGAAATTAAGCATAATGCTGGTTTTACAATCTTGAGTGTCCACACAAGTTTACCGGGCTTTGCTATTTCATGATTTCCTACCAGTGCGTCCTAGAATTCACCTCAGACAAAGAATGCTAAGTGTTTTAAGACGGTCCAAATGGCGGGACAGACTATATAGACATGAGGCCCCCTCATTCCAACCGTAGATTTACAATTCGAGTTAATGGCGAATATCGATGGTAGGTGTTTGCCCTTCTCTTTACAACAGTATATTTACGATTCGATTTAACGGTGTATATTGATAGCAAGTGCTTTGTTCCTCTCTTTATAACTGTATATTGACCTTTTGATTTAGCGGAGGAGACCGATGATAAGTGTCTAAAATACAAGTGTATATTCCCTATGagttaatgccatgaaaaactccaaactggtgtgacaaatttattccaaactaattttttgaccaccaaaaatctcaaacttgtgcGTCCGTGATCAATTCaactcaaactaattttttgatcacaaaaaaatccaaaatgatACACGTGTGACAAACTTACTCTCCGTTTGTTTCcgtaaaattgagttaatatcacgaaaaactccaaattggtatatctgtgacaaacggagagtaaaaatctcaaaatgataATTCCTTCAAGCGCCACGCGTCATCTAACTCAAcgatttgatgataaaatttaacaaaaactaatgaatgataaatttgtcgcaagtgtaccggtttgagatttttttgtggtattaacccttatttCCCATACTGCCTCTATAAATATTGTGATGTACTCATGCCTCCATTTCTCACACCACTCCCAAGGAACATTATTTAGGCTTGTTCGGTCATCATGGCTTATTTCCTCGTCTCATCGTgccaaaagaaagtaaaaaaaattaaaatgaaagaaGATGTGAAAAataggaggaaggaaagatgaggaaaatcagAGGAAAATATTTCCCCCACTTTTAAAGGATTTTTTCCTAgaggggaaatttttttttcgggatTAGCTTATTTTCCGCCCCCAATCGCCGGAAATTCCGAAAAAACGTTTTTTGGAAAgttattttctgcgaaacaaatggagccttaaatGGTGACAAGCCAGTGTACATTTTTAGTGAACCCGAATGGTCCCCATTTCTTTTACTAACTTCGTGCACTCGGTCATATGTAGAtttacacatgtgacaaatttatatgactaaaaatataataaaaagaaagccATGTGTACATTTTCTCGTTCGCTTGACAAAAGGACCGAGTGCACGAAGTTaactagttttaggacttatcaTGTAAGTTTTCCAAAATATCAAATAAGCCTAGTTTGAATTCAccgtgaagaaaaaaaaaagatgttttaTTTCGTAGCAAACgatgagaaaaaaatttatggcgACTTTCCAAAGTGaagataagatttttttttttttcaaaaggaaaaatttgaaagtgCTTAGTATgttataaaaaataagtaatgctaaatgaaattttttttaaatctgaatATTCCTCAGAGTACGTACATATCTTTAAATAATAGATTAAAACACAAAGTCAAGTCAAACATCCGAATGACGTCTACTTCCCGCGTTGACCTTCTTGCCATCCAGTTGACTCCAATTCGTTGTTGATCAGGTGCCGCCTGGTGGGGTCCACTTGATCTCCTATAATTCCGACTCCATCCTCAATTTGACTTCTATATTCAAACGCACAGAGCttagctctctttctctccatgTTGCCCTGCCCTtgtttcccttcccttcccttctgtTCTTCTCGAATCACTGCTTGTGCCCCAATGCCGCCGAAGAGAGAGCGGCCGGCCACGGAAGAGCTCACAAAAGGGCCATGGACAGCGGTGGAGGACGAGGTACTGATGGAGTACGTTCAGGAGCACGGTGAGGGTGAGTGGAACCGCGTCAGGCTCCTCACTGGCATTCCACGGAGCGGCAAGAGCTGCCGCCTCCGCTGGCTCAACCACCTCCGCCCCGACCTCAAGAAGGGCTCCTTCTCCCACGAAGAGGAGCGGCTGGTCCTGGAGCTCCACGCCATCCACGGCAACAAGTGGTCGCTCATAGCCTCCCAGGTGATGATTCGATACCGGTTCCTTTTAACGGTCTGTATTATATAAAATTTGGTGGGATCATAGTCAATTATTCTAAACGCATAAACTTGAACTGTCACAACACGTTGCCTTGGGAACTTTTGTCATTGCAGACACCTGCTGTTTTAATGTGTTTATAATACTTGTGACCCAAGAAAGTGATTGTTATCTTTTTCACGGTTAGCAAATCTTGAAAGTTTGTTTGAATACAGATTTTTAGTCAATAACAAATAAGCAAATCTCCAGCTCTTTATAAGCTTGCACGACCGTAACTGCtctaaatttgagatttttgtccATTTTGGCAGTTGCCCGGACGCACGGATAACGACATCAAGAACTTCTGGAACACGAGGGCCAAGCGGCATGAAAGTGCTGGCTGGCCGCTGTACCTTCCTGACATACCAGAGGCGAATCCGAGCACGGGCCACGCACCGATCGCTGGCCAAACTACTTGCTTCTCACCGAGCCCTAATTTCCATGGGAGAAACAGTCTAGTTCCTCCAGGTTTTGTGCAGCCCAATGGCAATGCCGCACTTGTACACGTCCCAGGAGCGACGTCCACTTTTCTCCGAGGAGGCAGTAGTCTCATAAGGGATCTGCCGCCTCTCATTCAGTATGCTGATCGGAGCAGTGAGATGATTGCTGCACCAGGTTTCTCGCCTCTGCATAGTGCTGATCTTGGAGCCTATCGCCATATGCCCTCCGGAACTCGTTATCTCCCTTCTTTCAGACCCGTTTTCGGGACTACAATGCCGGAGCTCTTTTCAGGCCAGCATTTACAAACAGGACAAGCTAGTCGGGGTGAACCAGCCTCTCTGCCCCTGCACCAGATTGTTGATACCAAACAGCATCCACATCAATTTGCGGCAGGAAATTCTCTTTTTCCAAGCTTTGGCCTACTACAATCGCCATCAAAAACTACAAACAGAGGTTCAGATCCACTATGTAACGAAATCCGCACTGAGGGTCAATCTGCGTGGCCAGCATTCATAGAGCAAGCTCCTGACAGCAGAGAATCGTCAGTTGGTGAGATTATTATCCCATCACGACATTTATGTAAGCTTTTAGGTATTCGAAACGTATCTAGCATTTACATTTTGGTATTTCGATCTCCTTCTGCAGAACCTGATTTGAATCCTGAAGCATGTTGCGGGAATGCAACTTGGCCCGATGCTCTACTTGGACAGCGCCGGTTTTTTCCCTGAATAAGAGATCTGGCATGGATTGACCCAACCTAACAAACATGTAGGATTTGAGGGATTGATCACCAGCATACAGTTAACACAGTATTAACGATGTTCAGGTTTGCGTATTTTTTCATAGGTTTTAGGCAGATTCGTTAGGACTCAAACATTGCAATGTAGGCGTTGTATTTTTTCCTGACGTATTCAATACAAGAGGTTGTTTATACATACACTAGTTATAGGCTTGGTATATTGACCTTTGCGGACATGGAATGCTGCCACTGAGGAAACTAAACTCTTTCCACAGTCGAAAGATCTCTTTTATACAGCTAATGTCAGTAGTTTTCAGTTCAGTGTTATAGTGAAGTTCAGTCTGTCAACTTATATCGATCTTCTTACTTCCAAGTTCGAAACCCGACGGCAGTATTTTGCCGAGACTAGTCAAGGTTGATGGCTCAGTTATCTTGCAGGACCTTCCCTTCGATCTACTTGAACATGTTGTGGCACGTCTGGAATTTTCTGTTTTGGCGTCTGTGACCTTCTCTTCGAATTGCGACTGCCAAGATGTTTCTTGCGATTTTAGTCTAGTCTATGTCTTGCGCACTTATCCATGTGTTGAATCGCTCATTAACCGGGCTCTAAAGGGAGAACTTTATGACTTGTCTTCGGACCCTCTATTATGCTTGTCGACAGTCCATCAGAAAAAAAAGTTGCGAGTTTCAAATTTGCAGCATTGAATGGACTATTGGTTATTAATAAGCAAGATTTCAGCAACACTCGATTGCCGAACCTTAATTAGATGATCTGTCCGTCTTTTACGCGCCGGGAAGCTGGAATAATGAAAGGATCTGGAAATGCTTTGTATAGTAAAGAAAATCGGCAATGGTCGACAAAGGGGACACTAAAAGAGATGAGAAATGAAACGAAGCAACTGCAGCATGATCTAGTCGGTTCGCATTTCTCTGACCTCAAGTGATTATGAACAGAACCATCCGTGACCTGTAATTGGGGCGACTTCATGTGTCAACGACTAATCATGTGTTTAAGCATCATTGGGTAGTAAAAACAAACTCCTAATTCTCATTTGGACGTGTCAGCTCATCTGACTAAACCAATCTGACTCGATATTATCCAGTACACcatctcttccttttcctttcaatcCCAGTACTCTGGATCATTGTAATCACACAGAGAAAGATAACAAGAAAGTTCTGAATGAACATTGAACTGTGAACCTAAAGCGCATCACAGCTTTTGAATATTGTTTTAGAGTACAACAAGTAGACAAATGTGAAAATGCAAGCGAGCAAAGCATTTGCACTAAGAATTTTGGACGAAATAGTTAAGCATACTACGAGCTTGAAATTCGGCTGCTAGAATTAATTTTACCGCAATTACTTATTAGGGAAACAGCTCCGTAGATTAGGCTCTGTTGAATCCAGATATAACGCCATCTTCCTCATCCGTTGGAGGAGGTTCGTTAAGATCGAAAGCTAGTGCTCTAGGACCGCTCTGGCTAGCTTGATCTCCTGGCGACACGACTTCGCTAGACGGCGGGCCCTCATTTTGCCCAACCCAGTGGCACCTCTTGTGTCCACCAAGTGCCTGACCGGTTGGGAACTTCTTGCAGCAGATCTCGCACCTGTGAGTCATGGAGTCCTCCTGCGCAAAGCTCGTTGCGCAATTGGTGGTTTCTGCAACAAGTATTTTGGGACTCAGCATGATTTTCTTCTCGGTACCCGAAGCACCGGTGGATAAAGAGGCTTCTGGTGGCTGAACAATCCCCCTTTCTTTGTTGTGGCTGGATCGATGCCCACCCAACGCTTGGAATGTTGGGAAGGTCTTATTGCAGGTCATGCATTTAAACCTGCGATGTGTCAATTCCTTTACCGTCACTGCCGCAACTTCCTTGTTAGTGCTGGCATCTCGAGTTTTACATGTCCCACTTACCTCAATCTTCTTGTCAGCCTCTATGTTCGGGTTGCTCTCCAAATTATGACCGACACGCTCTCCTTTTCTGTATTTCCTAGACCTGTCTGCATATTCCGGTTCATAGTCCTGATTGAAAACTGCTTTGAACAAGCCCTCGCCTTTGATATTAGTTGATTGTTGGATTTGACTTTCTGTTGGCTCTAGGTTTTGGTTTCTAAGCCCTGGAAGCTCTTCCTCATCAAGCCTACACTTCTTCAGTGGACTCTCATCATTGACTTGGTCATCAGATATGCCCGAATCATAAGAAGCAGCACATGCCAACTTCATGAGGCCATGAAGAGCCTCGGGTTCCAGGGCCATCAagcttttccttcctcttttctctgTCCTGGACCAGCTGGGCAAGCCCTTCAAAAGATCCACAAAGCATCCTGAACTTCCTGCTTCCAAACAGGCAGCGTCCTGATCTGTGGCGGCCCTCTGATTCATGGATTCGACTTCTCTTGTGCAAGAACCGTCCTTTTCTTGGGCCGGAGGCTGAACCCCTCTCCAGTTCCTCTCAGGATGGAACCTCATGTGCCCGAACAGGGCTTTCATCGAAGGGAAGTTCCGGTCACAGATGTAGCAACTTGGTGTCTCCTCGTCCTTCCCTGCAAAATCAAAGCCTCTTCCTTTATCCAGAGCTGGAAGATCCTCGTGCacatgcttctcaaactttgcctTCTGCTTCCTCTGCCTCCACTCGTCTGTCTTCTTCGAGCTGCTCGCCCTGTTCTTCTCTTGATTGTGGATCCTGATGTGGCCCCCAAGTGCCTTCCCGTTCTGGAACCCCTTGCCGCAGAATTCACAAACTCGGACGGCCGCAGGAGGAGGCTCCTCCCGCTCGCTCGGCTCGCCCTCTTGCTCCGTCTTGGATATCTTGAGCTTAATCAAGAGCGGGTCTTTCCTGGGCATCTGGCTCCAGGATTCCGATCTCTCCGAAGGATCGGGTTCTGCCATCTTCCTACGATCTTGACAGGGTAGCTGCCCTCGCTCTGCCTGATCATCCTGGCTTCCTCTCAGACCATCCATGAGAGAAAGATCAGAGAAAATTCAGGACGGAACAGGGAATCAAGAAGCAGCAAGAAGAACACGAGTgccaagaagatgaagagagaagagagagaaggagagctGCCAGTCACAGCAAGAACTACTCAAAGAGACGGTGGTATGCAGGGTGACTGACTACCTGGTGTGAAAACAGGGGAAGGAAGAAAGATCATAAGTAGGGAATCAGCAGAATAAGGGAAGTGAATAAAAACCAGCTCTTTGACTGATTATGCTCGAGAGGGTTGAAGACGAGAATGCCAAGAGGATTGGGTCAAGAAATTCCTCAAAATCTCGGGGAGAGGATTGAGGAGGGGCGAGTGTTTCATTAAATTTCCAAAAGCATAACAGATACAGAGTCACGCTGAAATCTTTATTGGCATCTTTAATTGCAAGTCTTTTAGGAAACCCTTCTCCGTAATGGAAACTCTTCGTTTCGGTTTCTGGAATAGCACGCCCTCCCTCCTAATATCACCCGCAAATTTCAACAGATCAAGacccataaaaaataaaataaaataaaaataaaaaaattattttttccaccttatttttttttattatatatagatatataggTATAAGCATGGATTGAGAAAAGAGGTGTATCTGCTATCCGGGTGTCTTGGCtgcgtttggttcggtttttggGAAAAGCCTTCGGACAAATACGAAGTGTTTTAGTCTAAATGGTTTTCTTGAAAAGCAAGTCTTTTACCCGACATGGCGGGAATTGATTTAGCCAAGTCTTTTGCCATGGATTCGAGTGGACCGcgtgttttctctttcttttttccttccttccttcctctttttttttcctcgtttcTTCGAATGGGCCTAAGATCAAGAGTAGAAAATTTCTCGCGTAATTTAATCCGATGTGGTAGACGGGATCAATCCCAATTCAGAGAAGTATACAAggattttcatgtttttttttcagcGAATAAGGTCGATCGCAGAGCGGGAAGCTACTCGAGAACCAGTGTTTTTGAGTGGAAACCCAACACGAGTCTTTATATTCTTGAAATATGATTGACTTGATCTCATAGAATGAATACACAATTCTTTACCTCGaggctaaataaaaaaaaaaaatgaaaaaggaaaaaaggaaaacaaacccaaaaaaagatgtaTCTAGGATTCTAAGATACGTATGAGATATGGAAATTGCTCACAATTCTAATCGCGAGATCTTAAAGGACAGATAGGCTTTTCAAATCTGACATGCTGGCTCAATTATTCACCTTAGGCCAAAGTTTCTTGTGAACAATATTTGGATAAGAATAATCTTTACAACTAGAACTTGAGGTATTATCTGCCAACCAAAATTAGATCGCATGgcacgatttttcctttttttttaaaaaaaatttgtctgaTCTCTAACTCTCATCTTTCTGGCTTTTGTTCTGTCTCTTTGCAGAGCGCTAGAGTCGAACCGGAACCTATGATACTAGCCTCCCCACCCTCTATCGTTTATTAGCAGGGTCGCATATTGTTGCTTCAAAATCATGAGTCGGacgtctgtctctctctcagaCCGTGTCTCTTCTCTGGCTCACTAGGAGCAGCAGAAGGAGACCCTCCTTCAAGGTGAGGCAATGGCTGGACGAAATTTGTCGAAGAAAATGGTCCGGAGATGGGGGATTTCTTCACTTTCGAGACCTACGGCGGCTGACTGTGTGGATGCCGGTTTCTCTGCCTGCATTTTCTGCTCCACCCGGGTGCTTGAAGAAGGCCGAGGCAGGTCGTGCCGGATGGGGAGATTGCCGAGCCGGGCTCGTGAAGAGCGAATATATGCGCATTGGCTCTGATGGCGTCAGCGACAGATGAAGAAGAGTTAAAATGCAGGGCTAGAGCCAGAGCAGGCCTTCATGATAAGCTCGATTCGAGCCGTCGAGTTTCCATCGCGGCATCCTCGAATGTTTCCTGGAAGGACAATTTTGGTTGGGCAGCGTTTGATATGACCAAACTTCGAAACACTGAATTCCCCTTAACATGCGTTTCCTTCGTGATTCAGGCTTGAGCAGGCAGGCGAAACAAGAAGACTACACAGGCGACCGAGTTGATCTAGACGCGTGCTCACTTCGAGCTTCAATGGCGGTCGGTCCTAGAGCAGCCGACAAGCACGCTGAGAAATTTTCAGTGGTTATGCGGCCGGCTTATGTAGAAAGCGGGTTCCTGGTGACTTAGACCGATGAGTTATTACTCGCTCAAGCATCGGCTTCAAACCGATGAAGTCCTAGAACTGTCATCCTTTTGTCTATAGACATAATTGCTCCTGTAACAAACGAATTGCGTGTTATGCACCTCTGGTGCAACACCTTGGCAAAGCAGAAGAACTCGAAATTGTACAAAATCCTTAAATTTcatatcttatcttatccaagTCTCATTCGACTAAAAATCTGGATGGCCAAACACAATCTAAAATCTCCGAGTCCGGGTCGAGGATCGATGGAGGGATCTTCGTGAAGTTAAAATTGGTCTGAGGGTGCGAGATGTGTGCGTCTTTTGATGTAGTTCTTGAGTAGGGTCGTCTGTTTCGTGGTCAACATCTCGAAATGAAAGTGTATCCAGGATACCCGACCCGAATTGGAAGTCTGCTCGACCCGATACCCGAACCgcatatattcaaaagatggtACAGAGGGAAAAACATCATGTGTAGATCATATGAGTGGATTTTTCTGAGTGGATTTTCCTTCCTCTTGTCATGTGTAGATCATAtgaattgaaaatcaaatcatGTCCGTGCTAAAGGGCACGTTTGTTTCACGAgaaactcaaaattttaaaaactatttttcgaaaaacaatCGGTTATACGCTCAGAAAAATTAATCCAACAGAAGTTTTTATTACTATGGACAACAATCTTtacctaaatattttcgtgggtggtaaaaatataaaaaaattattcattttttaagcggTACCAACGATAATTCTTTGGAAAATATTGTCAAATCTCGaattttccgcaaaacaaacgcatcctaaaTATGATTGGTAGAGTGTTTCGAGAAGACTCGTTAACAAGACCCTAGTAATAAAAGGGCAAAGATGTTGCCGGATAAAATGGGTATCCATCATGGTTTTGCATTAAGTACGGTAAAAGATCGACATAATCGCGATAAAATCGGGTATCGATGCTCGGGTAAAATCAACATATGTCGTCATACTTGAGCTTAGAACATAAGCAAACGagtcaaaaactcaaaatttgttttaagtgaagtatttgtttttttcttttttccataagtTTAGGAATTAAGCCAAATATAAAGCTTGGCGCGAAACGGCAATCCGTTTCATCGTGAATTCGAATCACGTGGACCGTCTTCTTCGACTTCCCTCTTCATCAATCTTGAATCATGCTGAAGATTCGTAGTTCTGCTTACATTGCGAAGAATTCTCCGGCAAGTTGAAGCTCATCCGCCGAAGGACTTGCTTACGAATTTCACTTCGTTCGATTCACAGATGGGAAGATTCGGCGATCTCTCGCGTGGTTTATCTGACCGGGAATCGGAATCATCGCAGGTAATGTAGTCTTGGACTATAGGTTCTTTGATTGAGCATTTCGCCGTATAATAGTTGGATTTTGCTTCCCGACTTTGGCTTCGTCATCGCCGTCGTCCGGTGACTCTTTCTGCTACCGCAAGAGAATTGCTCGCTGTGATCTGTGTGGCTGGTTTTACCACTTGTTGATTTAGTCGCTGGTGACTTGAGCGAGAAAAGTCTTATAAGTTTGCTCGCGCGAGCTTTTGAGTTCCCCTCTTTCCTCGAGATTTGTTGCTTCGGTTCGTCCTTGGGATGGGGTGCGCGGTTCGTGTTTGGTGATCGAATCTCAATTTCAGATAAGACTGGAAGGGTTTCTTCCATCAGAAAGCTGTATTTCCTCTCTGATATGTATTCCAGGGCGGATGCCACCTGAAGTAATGAGAGTGGAAAATGTTTTGTTGCTTAGTAAAATTGGATGGTGAAGAGAGGTAATGAGGCTCGCGTGATTGAGACTTACCTTGTCCATGGTTAATCTTTTGTCAGGGTCCGTGTAGAGACAATTTCGTGCGACTTGAACCATCCAGAAAAGTTGCTGCTCGTCATGCGAGTTTGCAACTCTAGGGTCGAGCAGCTGTCCGTACATTCTGCCTTTCAACAGAGTTTTTGCCTGCAGATACATGAGTCAGATGGATGAAAATCTAAGGTGTAGCATTACTTGCTTTTCGATACATGTGAAGGAGATTGATCTGTGTAAACTAACGAGGAACACCGGCAGTTACAGCATTTCTGCTTTTGCTTCTTAATGTAGTTTGTGGGTGTCATAAAGCTCCCCTTGTACTTcatctaaaaacttaaaaatgaatATGTGAGTTTTGGGATCTTAAGGAGTGAAAATATAAAGATGGCTGCTCTTAGGAAGAAATTTATTCAGAAATACAAACTATCATAAGTACGTTAAAAGACGTAATGTATGTGCAATTAACACAGAAGAGTTCAAAGTGAACAATTAACTCGAAAGAGTTGACCCAAATTGAGTTCTTAATCAAGTACCTTAAGCAGATGAAAAGTGATTTTGTAACGCCAATCAAGCTTGCATACTGAGCTCGGTAGAAGCATATATGGTTTATCTTTTGGCAAAAGCATATTCAGGAAATAGTAGATCACACCATGCAAAATGATTCGATCTTAATTTTTCTAACTCCTAATGATTACACTCATCATTTGTTTATCACGAAAACTAATTGCTTCAAAGCTGGAGTCAATTTGGAAAAGCATGAGGGAACTACTAAATCCGTTTATAGGAATTCACCAGAAAGTTGAGAAGGATGTATCTGAATTGGATTGGGTACCAGGTTATGGTCTGATCTTAGTATTGTTGCAATATTGTGAGTCCACATGATTTTACCTAGCTGACAATATACTATTGAATGATTATGGTCCTTACCCAGTTTACTAGACCGGTTCCATCCCCTGTCTTATCTG is a window from the Rhodamnia argentea isolate NSW1041297 chromosome 8, ASM2092103v1, whole genome shotgun sequence genome containing:
- the LOC115735381 gene encoding zinc finger protein ZAT9-like; protein product: MDGLRGSQDDQAERGQLPCQDRRKMAEPDPSERSESWSQMPRKDPLLIKLKISKTEQEGEPSEREEPPPAAVRVCEFCGKGFQNGKALGGHIRIHNQEKNRASSSKKTDEWRQRKQKAKFEKHVHEDLPALDKGRGFDFAGKDEETPSCYICDRNFPSMKALFGHMRFHPERNWRGVQPPAQEKDGSCTREVESMNQRAATDQDAACLEAGSSGCFVDLLKGLPSWSRTEKRGRKSLMALEPEALHGLMKLACAASYDSGISDDQVNDESPLKKCRLDEEELPGLRNQNLEPTESQIQQSTNIKGEGLFKAVFNQDYEPEYADRSRKYRKGERVGHNLESNPNIEADKKIEVSGTCKTRDASTNKEVAAVTVKELTHRRFKCMTCNKTFPTFQALGGHRSSHNKERGIVQPPEASLSTGASGTEKKIMLSPKILVAETTNCATSFAQEDSMTHRCEICCKKFPTGQALGGHKRCHWVGQNEGPPSSEVVSPGDQASQSGPRALAFDLNEPPPTDEEDGVISGFNRA
- the LOC115735382 gene encoding transcription factor MYB8-like, with product MPPKRERPATEELTKGPWTAVEDEVLMEYVQEHGEGEWNRVRLLTGIPRSGKSCRLRWLNHLRPDLKKGSFSHEEERLVLELHAIHGNKWSLIASQLPGRTDNDIKNFWNTRAKRHESAGWPLYLPDIPEANPSTGHAPIAGQTTCFSPSPNFHGRNSLVPPGFVQPNGNAALVHVPGATSTFLRGGSSLIRDLPPLIQYADRSSEMIAAPGFSPLHSADLGAYRHMPSGTRYLPSFRPVFGTTMPELFSGQHLQTGQASRGEPASLPLHQIVDTKQHPHQFAAGNSLFPSFGLLQSPSKTTNRGSDPLCNEIRTEGQSAWPAFIEQAPDSRESSVEPDLNPEACCGNATWPDALLGQRRFFP